A genome region from Crossiella equi includes the following:
- a CDS encoding metal-sensitive transcriptional regulator — protein MAEEHRHSYSKHKDAHLRRLRRVEGQVRGLQRMVDDDTYCIDVLTQVSAATRALQAFALELLEEHMAGCVVEAARTSDEAAQAKVREAADAIARLVKS, from the coding sequence ATGGCCGAGGAACACCGCCACTCCTACAGCAAGCACAAGGACGCCCACCTGCGCCGACTCCGTCGAGTCGAGGGGCAGGTCCGCGGACTGCAGCGCATGGTCGACGACGACACCTACTGCATCGACGTGCTGACCCAGGTCTCCGCCGCCACCAGGGCCCTGCAGGCCTTCGCGCTGGAGCTGCTCGAGGAACACATGGCCGGGTGCGTCGTCGAAGCGGCGCGCACCAGCGACGAGGCGGCCCAGGCCAAGGTCCGCGAGGCGGCCGACGCCATCGCGCGCCTGGTCAAGTCCTGA